The stretch of DNA GGTGCTGTTTCCATTGCGGTGTTAAGCTTCCTTGGATTTGACGCAATTTCGACGTTAGCAGAGGAAACAAAGGGCGGTAAGAAGGTCGTTGGCCGAGCGATTATTTTCTCGTTGTTAGTCGTGGGCGTATTGTTCATCATCCAGACATGGGTAGCAGCGTTAATTTGGCCGGATTATGCTTCTTTTGAAAATGCCGATGTTGCGTTCTATCAGATTGCTGAAATTGCAGGTGGTCCATGGTTAAAATGGACAACGATTTTAGCGACAGCCCTTGCTTGGGGAATTGCCGATGCATTGGTGGCCCAAGCTGCAATTTCTCGTATTTTATACAGTATGGCTCGCGATAAAAAGCTGCCGAAGATTCTTTCGAAGGTTCATCCGAAGTATCAAACACCGTATGTTAGTACGTTTCTTGTAGCTACCATTTCTCTTGTGGTGACGATAGGATTTGCGTCACAGATTAATAGTCTTACTTCACTTGTGAATTTTGGTGCCTTGACTGCTTTCTTATTCTTGCATCTGTCGGTTATTAATTATTTTGTACGTAAGCAAAAAAGTAAAGATTACTTGAATCACCTTGTGTTCCCGTTGATTGGCTTTGTGATTATCGGGTATGTTTGGTTCAATCTTGACCCAACCTCGAAGAAGCTAGGCTTCGTCTGGATGGCTATCGGAATTATTTATATGATTTACTTGAAGCTCGCGAAAAAGGATTCTACTTTGAATGTAGAATAGGCATCATTTTATGAAAAAAGGAAGGCAGCTATTGTAAGAGAAGCTGCCTTCCTTTTTCATATTTATTTGTGAATTCTCTCCAAGCTCACTCTTCCCGAGAAAAAGGTGGCGCCGCCGCCCATGTCTGCGATGCGGTCGGGTGTGAGTTGGTTGACTAGCTGTTTCGCATCATCTCGGTCGACCCAAAGTCCTTGGGTAACCACGACTCCGGGAAGAACATTGTCTCCAACAGAAGCCTTAAGCTCACACGCCCCACGATTATTCCACACACGCACCAGGTCTCCATCCCCAATTCCTAACGGAAGGGCATCCTTTTGGTTGATATGCACACGTGGTTCTTTTTCCAGTGTGACGTGTTTTGCATTATTAGAAAAAGTAGAGTTTAAGAAATTGTGATTAGGTCCTGGAACAAATTGAAAGGGATGGTCCCCATCATTTATCACTGGTAGGTATGTTGGTAACGGTGGATGCCCAACCTCACGCATTCTCTCAGAATATAACTCTATTTTCCCGCTAGGTGTCGCAAGTCTTCCAGGAAACATCGGTTTCACGGCTGCCTTCATATATGAATGCTCGACGAGGGCATCATAATTGATTCCCTTGAGGCCTGTGTTCCGCGGATAATCAAGGGCTGTAGCAATCATCTCAGCTTCAGTCTCCTCTAATGCAGGCTCATCCAAGCCCATTCCTTTTGCCAGCAATCGGAAGACCTCCATATTTGATTTGGACTCCCCATATGGCTCCATCACGGGTTGCTGAAGCTGAATATAATGGTGCCAGTAGGAGGTATAAAAATCCATATTCTCAAAGGAGGAGGTCGCTGGTAAAACAAGGTCTGCATACATGGCCGTTTCTGTTAAAAATAAATCATGAACCACGAGAAATAAGTCCTCCCGTCCAAGACCTTCGCGCACCTTTTGGCTAGAAGGTGCAACAACGGCTGGGTTTGAGCCGTATACATACAGGGATTGAATAGGCGGGTCAAGCGTCAGTAGCGCATCCCCAATTTGATTCATATTAATTGTTCGTGTCGTTTTCTTTTTCAAAAGGTCCGGCCGCTGCAAACCACTCGTATTAAATGCGAGATACGCAGAATTTCCTTTAATTGCACCGCCGCCTTTTAAAAGCCATTGGCCGGTGAGGGCTGGTAAACAGGAAACCGTACGGACGAACATGCCGCCGTTATCGTGATGCTGCGGTCCGTTCCCGATCCGGATAAAAGAAGGAGAGGTTTTTCCGTACATGCGGGCAAGCTTGTAAATATCTTCTGTCGGTACACCTGTAATGGTGGAAACTGTGTCGGGATCGTATTGGCCGACATGCTCGCGCAGTTCCTCATGTCCAATCGTATAGGTCTGTAAAAAATCGTGATCCACTAGGTTTTCCGCAAACAAAATATGCATCACACCAAGGGCAAGAGCGCTGTCCGTCCCTGGTAAAATCGGAATAAACCAATCTGCTAATCTACCCGTTTGATTTTTGTGGACATCAATCACAATAATCTTGGCGCCATTTTGCTTCCGCGCCTTTTGGGCCAGGGCTACCTGATGCATGTTGGTGCTTACCGCATTAATCCCCCAAAAGAGGATGAGTTTGGATTCGATGGTGTCCTCAGGGTCGATTCCTACGCTGCTGCCCATGGTATAACTGTAGCCAACAGAGCCGGCCGAGGAACAAATCGTCCGGTCCAACTGGGAAGCACCTAATTTGTTGAAGAAACGGCGGTCCATGCCCTCTGCAGTAAGCCGTCCCATGTTTCCATAAAAGCTGTAGGGAAGGATACTCTCAGGACCATCGGATGTAATCAGATCCTCCCAACGGGTTGTAATCGTACGGATGGCTTCATCCCAACTGACCCGCTCAAACTTTCCTTCGCCTTTGGCTCCGACTCGCTTGAGTGGATAGTTTAATCGCTTTTCGTCATAAATCCGTTCAGTCATATGGCGAACCTTGTTGCAAATATGCCCTCTCGTCACCGGATGTTCCGGATCGCCTTCAACCTTCACAATTTTTCCGTCCCTCTTATGTAGGATCAGCCCACATTGATCAGGGCAATCGAGGGAGCAAACAGAGCGGAACACCCCATCTTGCTGCATAAACCAAACCTCCCTTAAACAAATGTAATCTTACCTCCTATCTTATCAGAAAATGTGTCAGAGGGGGTCTGTCCCCATGACAAAGGGGGCCTGACCCCAAGTCTAGCCCCCTTCGTCTTAATTGATTTTCTTTTTATCTTTACTCAAAATGGTAATTTCGTATGGGTCGTTCCGAACTTCTTTGGTTATGTCATCGGTTTGAATAAAGCTGTTAATCTCATCTTCAATACGTTTTGCGAGATCCTTCGCCTCGTCGTCGGATGAATCAACGGATGTCTTAATCGTAATTTGCAGTGGAAGCGGGTGGAAGGAATAAGAAAAGCCACTCACTTTAAACTCTTTGTTCGCCATAAGACCGCCTACAAGAATACTAATGATGTTATTTTTCCCCCAGCGTAATTCTTGTTCGCGCGCTTTCATATCGATTTTACTGATTCGATACTTAAACTTGCCGCCATACAAAGCGGTTGTGGTGTCGAGGAACTGCTTCAGTTCTTCGGTTCTTGTTTCTGTTTTTGGAATCGCTACATAGATGAATCTCTCAAACTGATTAATTCTAGCCTCTACTGGGAAGGGCATCTCGTAATGATTTTTCTCAAGATAGGCGATAATTTGCTGCTGAAGGGCTTCACTTTCCTTTTGATACTTCTCAACTTTTGGATCTTCCTTTTCAGGAACGATGACTCTTTCACGCTTGGTGATAATATCAAAGCTTCCAAAATTATTGGCAATTAAAGCTTTATTCACATTTTTCTCCACATGGCCCTTGATGTTGTTGTAATCACTCTTTGAATACCGCAACCCCAATTTCACTTCTTTATCAGGTATGGATAATTCAAATGAGCCTAGCTGGTACCCTTTGGCGTTGGCGACATCGCCAATCACTTCTGCAGCCGCATGTTTATATTCTTCTTGCTGGATAAACAAATGGAAGTAAGGGATCTTCGCTGCTACTTTGGCCGCACCGAGTGACAAGTTGGCAGACCCAATTAAGATGACAAAAATAGCGGCAGCGGTGATGCTTGAGAAGAGCACTTTCCTCGAGGTTCTCTTTTTTGTCACCAATCGGTCATCACCGTTTTGCTGCTTGATTTTATCTAAAACATATTGCTTATGTTCGTTCTTAAATTGTAGTTCATCCAATACAGATTTAGGGTACTTCACATTATTTTTCATAAATATTGCTCCCCTTTAATGATGTTTTTAATGAATTTCTTCCGCGATGAAGCCTGGTTTTTACTGTATTGGTATTGAGATTTAAAAGCTTGGCAATCTCATCGACGGTACATTCCTCATAATAGTAAAGGGTAATCACTTCTCTCAATTTAAGTGGGAGAGTGAGCACTTGTTGAAAAATTAACTCTTTCTCTTCATTCTCAATCATTTTCATATCTGCTGTAGGTGCCCCACTTTTTAAAATCATTTGTAAAAAGTCTTTGTATTGAAGGTTTCTATACGACCAACTTTTCAAGACATCCTTGCATTTATTGGCAGTGATGCGATATAGCCAGGTTTTATAGGTCGATCGGTTTTGGAAATCGTCTAGGTGGTTATAGCAGCTGATAAATACTTCCTGTGAGATATCCTCGGCCAATTCTTTATTTTTGACATATGTAAACGCCAGTCGGACGACCATATCTCCATATTCATCCATTAACCATGCAAGCTGATCATCCTTAGATAAATAGCTAATTTCATTAGGTGTCGAATGTTCTTTTCTTTTTATTACATACACTTTTGATTTCCCCCTTTCCTACAAACTTAGACGAAGCGAAGTGGTTTAGGTTCCGAAAAATCCCTGTTAAGTTTAATAGTACCATTTCTCTGTAAAGGCTTTGTTAAAATGTCTGTTGAAGGTCCTCGCTTTCCTCGAAGAAGAGGTTAACTTTTTCACACACTTTTCACACATTTATTCCGAAGTTCTGCCTAACCCTTTGGCTATACTGAGAGGGTAAGTAAGACAAGCGAAGGAGAGATAAAGATGAACCTGAAAAAAGGATTGGCTGTTGGAATTGGCGCCTTGTTGCTGTTAGGCGGGACCTATCAAATTCAGAGTGCATATGCAGCAGAAAACCCTCAAACTGTTGAAGCAAAAGAATCAAAGGCTCTTGCTGGGAAAAAGTTTGAGAAGCTAGAGAAATACCAGGAGCAAATCCATCAGGTCAACCAACTGCGTGAAGAGCGGTTAGACTTGAAAAAACAAATGGTCGAGAAAAAGGACCAGTTAGTCGATCTATTTGTAGCTGCAAAAAAGAGTGGAAATAAAGAGGCTCTGAAGCAGGTCAAGGAAAGTAAGAAGCAGTTGAAAACAAAAAATGGCGAATTGAATGCCTTAATAACAAAGGGAAAGGATGAGAGGAAGGTACTGAAGGAGGCGGTAAAAACGGGCGATGCAACGGAACAGTTCGACAAGGTC from Bacillus sp. SLBN-46 encodes:
- a CDS encoding APC family permease, yielding MEPVVPTKQQTNPQGGQTNVEQFGYKQELKRALTFWDLLIYGLVFMVPIAPFGIYGYVAQGSNGMVALAYLVGMVGMIFSALSYARMSEAFPIAGSVYSYAQRGINEHVGFFAGWVILLDYILIPALLYLVSAAALHDMAPEIPIWIWLVAFIGINTVINYFGIEFTAKANKVIVVLELIVLVVFVVAAIIAITKGVNGAEFNFKPLYDKEHFSMSAVMGAVSIAVLSFLGFDAISTLAEETKGGKKVVGRAIIFSLLVVGVLFIIQTWVAALIWPDYASFENADVAFYQIAEIAGGPWLKWTTILATALAWGIADALVAQAAISRILYSMARDKKLPKILSKVHPKYQTPYVSTFLVATISLVVTIGFASQINSLTSLVNFGALTAFLFLHLSVINYFVRKQKSKDYLNHLVFPLIGFVIIGYVWFNLDPTSKKLGFVWMAIGIIYMIYLKLAKKDSTLNVE
- a CDS encoding molybdopterin oxidoreductase family protein, producing MQQDGVFRSVCSLDCPDQCGLILHKRDGKIVKVEGDPEHPVTRGHICNKVRHMTERIYDEKRLNYPLKRVGAKGEGKFERVSWDEAIRTITTRWEDLITSDGPESILPYSFYGNMGRLTAEGMDRRFFNKLGASQLDRTICSSAGSVGYSYTMGSSVGIDPEDTIESKLILFWGINAVSTNMHQVALAQKARKQNGAKIIVIDVHKNQTGRLADWFIPILPGTDSALALGVMHILFAENLVDHDFLQTYTIGHEELREHVGQYDPDTVSTITGVPTEDIYKLARMYGKTSPSFIRIGNGPQHHDNGGMFVRTVSCLPALTGQWLLKGGGAIKGNSAYLAFNTSGLQRPDLLKKKTTRTINMNQIGDALLTLDPPIQSLYVYGSNPAVVAPSSQKVREGLGREDLFLVVHDLFLTETAMYADLVLPATSSFENMDFYTSYWHHYIQLQQPVMEPYGESKSNMEVFRLLAKGMGLDEPALEETEAEMIATALDYPRNTGLKGINYDALVEHSYMKAAVKPMFPGRLATPSGKIELYSERMREVGHPPLPTYLPVINDGDHPFQFVPGPNHNFLNSTFSNNAKHVTLEKEPRVHINQKDALPLGIGDGDLVRVWNNRGACELKASVGDNVLPGVVVTQGLWVDRDDAKQLVNQLTPDRIADMGGGATFFSGRVSLERIHK
- a CDS encoding DUF4030 domain-containing protein; the encoded protein is MKNNVKYPKSVLDELQFKNEHKQYVLDKIKQQNGDDRLVTKKRTSRKVLFSSITAAAIFVILIGSANLSLGAAKVAAKIPYFHLFIQQEEYKHAAAEVIGDVANAKGYQLGSFELSIPDKEVKLGLRYSKSDYNNIKGHVEKNVNKALIANNFGSFDIITKRERVIVPEKEDPKVEKYQKESEALQQQIIAYLEKNHYEMPFPVEARINQFERFIYVAIPKTETRTEELKQFLDTTTALYGGKFKYRISKIDMKAREQELRWGKNNIISILVGGLMANKEFKVSGFSYSFHPLPLQITIKTSVDSSDDEAKDLAKRIEDEINSFIQTDDITKEVRNDPYEITILSKDKKKIN
- a CDS encoding sigma-70 family RNA polymerase sigma factor, whose protein sequence is MYVIKRKEHSTPNEISYLSKDDQLAWLMDEYGDMVVRLAFTYVKNKELAEDISQEVFISCYNHLDDFQNRSTYKTWLYRITANKCKDVLKSWSYRNLQYKDFLQMILKSGAPTADMKMIENEEKELIFQQVLTLPLKLREVITLYYYEECTVDEIAKLLNLNTNTVKTRLHRGRNSLKTSLKGSNIYEK